In Pseudoduganella albidiflava, a single window of DNA contains:
- a CDS encoding DUF4123 domain-containing protein: MTSHPSASDVDPQIDRAFALIDLAAHDGAFDGLVAQFPTVRWESLFANTPEAHLLSAAPLLIDLDPAQDNKALVSWLVSKERLSPSVTWIKSRFGLQALAAMLTRRLTCRINDGEEVLLRFYDPRVLLGLPSALTPVQKKFFFAPVVSWTAWEFRRQAYYGIDAEPATAAEISAFSVMPITLDERQRERLMYYDKEALYDSIVTHWEENSPEAIGDMEPDMVREAAIAAVARCDSYGIHNADDQHLFAGLMMRVSPSFDAHPMVLSYLRDETIPPQERLSKMIDELPPAIWRQIGADKRYEALFEHALPA; this comes from the coding sequence ATGACTAGCCATCCTTCTGCATCCGATGTCGATCCCCAGATCGACCGCGCGTTCGCCCTCATCGACCTGGCTGCCCATGATGGCGCATTTGATGGACTGGTCGCGCAATTTCCCACTGTGCGGTGGGAATCGCTGTTCGCCAACACGCCAGAAGCTCACCTGCTGTCGGCTGCCCCATTGCTGATCGACCTGGATCCGGCACAGGACAACAAAGCACTCGTTTCTTGGCTTGTCAGCAAAGAGCGCCTTTCTCCCAGCGTCACATGGATCAAGAGCCGATTCGGGCTGCAAGCGCTTGCCGCGATGTTGACCCGCCGATTGACCTGTCGCATCAACGACGGCGAAGAAGTCTTGTTGCGGTTCTACGATCCGCGGGTGTTGCTCGGTCTCCCCAGCGCACTGACTCCAGTCCAGAAAAAATTCTTCTTTGCCCCCGTTGTCAGCTGGACCGCGTGGGAGTTCCGCCGGCAAGCTTATTACGGCATCGACGCCGAGCCGGCAACAGCTGCCGAGATCTCGGCGTTCTCCGTGATGCCTATTACGCTCGACGAGCGCCAGCGCGAACGCTTGATGTACTACGACAAGGAAGCGCTATACGACAGCATCGTGACGCACTGGGAAGAAAACAGTCCTGAAGCGATCGGCGATATGGAACCCGATATGGTGCGCGAGGCCGCTATCGCGGCGGTGGCGCGCTGCGATAGCTACGGCATTCACAACGCCGACGACCAGCATTTGTTCGCCGGCCTCATGATGCGCGTATCCCCCTCGTTCGATGCGCATCCGATGGTGCTCAGTTACCTGCGTGACGAAACAATCCCGCCGCAAGAGCGGTTAAGCAAAATGATCGACGAATTGCCGCCAGCGATCTGGCGTCAGATCGGGGCAGATAAACGTTACGAAGCGCTGTTCGAACACGCGCTGCCGGCGTGA
- a CDS encoding polymorphic toxin type 15 domain-containing protein produces the protein MTGGINLNTRIAQATKALADIDSELAWEMAGTAADAAGVIDPTPTSDLIGAGIALRNGDFLGAGLSIASTLPYLGDAAAKPVKAARATKRLLGLKKKKAVIEKELADLNVLKKQEEAAEAAAKEAKIGKDAKKPADREKDAAQDEKAATKDSKDKDCEDCGKTGKPLKKMKKVKVDPCFSPKKLDPSKAKEFSEQLKRQEEALNRMTVKEYNDARAYFEKNKRSGTGKAQKDARKDYEGSLISDLTEEYIEADVPNARDAAIKKAKELMKDIAALHEPDMIAGGQDVVTSMGDRGVNSSIGSQWRNRVKSIDVETQKIPLDVQSTTKMNVKLPIC, from the coding sequence ATGACGGGCGGTATCAATTTAAACACGAGGATTGCGCAGGCAACCAAAGCGCTGGCCGATATCGACAGTGAACTGGCATGGGAGATGGCAGGCACTGCCGCAGATGCCGCAGGTGTGATCGATCCCACGCCTACGTCCGACCTGATCGGTGCCGGAATTGCCTTGCGAAATGGCGACTTCCTAGGCGCCGGGCTGAGCATAGCCAGCACGCTCCCATACCTTGGCGACGCAGCAGCTAAGCCGGTGAAGGCTGCTCGGGCTACGAAGCGCTTGCTGGGACTCAAGAAGAAAAAAGCGGTCATCGAGAAGGAGCTCGCTGATCTCAACGTGCTGAAAAAGCAGGAAGAAGCAGCCGAGGCCGCAGCGAAAGAAGCTAAGATTGGCAAGGATGCCAAGAAGCCTGCGGATCGTGAGAAGGATGCTGCGCAGGACGAGAAGGCTGCAACCAAAGACTCGAAAGATAAGGATTGCGAGGATTGCGGCAAGACTGGCAAGCCGCTGAAGAAGATGAAGAAGGTTAAGGTCGATCCTTGCTTTAGCCCTAAGAAACTTGATCCGTCGAAAGCCAAAGAATTTTCAGAACAGCTTAAGCGACAAGAGGAAGCTCTCAATCGGATGACTGTAAAGGAATATAATGACGCAAGGGCATATTTTGAAAAAAATAAGCGTAGCGGAACAGGGAAGGCACAGAAGGATGCACGGAAAGACTATGAGGGATCTCTAATTAGTGATCTTACCGAAGAGTACATTGAGGCTGATGTTCCAAATGCGCGCGATGCTGCGATTAAAAAGGCGAAAGAACTAATGAAAGATATTGCCGCATTGCACGAACCCGATATGATTGCAGGCGGGCAGGATGTCGTCACAAGCATGGGTGACCGTGGTGTTAACTCATCAATTGGAAGCCAATGGCGTAACCGTGTTAAGTCAATTGATGTTGAAACACAAAAAATTCCACTCGATGTACAATCCACCACTAAGATGAATGTCAAATTACCGATTTGTTAA
- a CDS encoding GAD-like domain-containing protein, translated as MNKHFAEFVEIFAPQVDRATPPSDQLDNLKKRLPNALIDFWTTAGWSGYADGLLWSTNPEEFAPALDAWLGQTSLAKQDEYSVVARSAFGKLFLWGRNSGMSVIINPHMASVTTIENSFSPDRADNHISAFFLSKSKDYFDFDDANDKPLFSRALRKLGPLKGDEMYAFAPACGLGGIPKLDNLIVEKIVPHLVFLAQLSEIEFRHLNVRRK; from the coding sequence ATGAACAAACATTTTGCAGAATTTGTAGAGATCTTTGCACCGCAAGTTGACCGAGCAACCCCACCGTCTGACCAACTTGACAATCTAAAAAAACGTCTCCCAAACGCTTTGATCGATTTTTGGACAACAGCGGGTTGGTCAGGCTATGCGGACGGACTTTTGTGGAGCACCAACCCGGAAGAGTTTGCTCCTGCCCTTGACGCATGGTTGGGTCAAACTTCCTTGGCGAAACAAGATGAATATTCCGTAGTTGCTCGCAGTGCTTTTGGAAAACTGTTTCTGTGGGGCAGGAATAGCGGCATGAGCGTTATTATCAATCCGCATATGGCGTCCGTCACTACAATTGAGAATAGCTTTTCTCCGGATCGGGCCGATAACCATATATCTGCATTCTTTCTCTCGAAATCTAAAGATTATTTTGATTTCGATGACGCCAACGATAAACCTTTATTTTCCCGTGCATTACGAAAACTGGGCCCACTCAAGGGTGACGAGATGTATGCTTTCGCCCCAGCTTGTGGCTTGGGGGGTATTCCCAAGCTCGATAATCTGATAGTAGAAAAAATCGTGCCGCACTTAGTATTCTTAGCACAACTTTCAGAAATCGAATTCCGTCATTTAAATGTCCGGCGAAAGTGA
- a CDS encoding type VI secretion system Vgr family protein, protein MAERFAGREAVNELYAFDVDALSTSTDLPLDAFIGEELTVTLLQPDDSRRAWHGICTRADWLGADGGVARYRLHLEPALALLRLRRDSYIFQDKNAQDIVTELFADYPQLRFEFDVTQELATRPICTQYRESDYDFFVRLMASEGLSWRFEHDQAEATGDGQARHKLVIFDSLAAAPATPGNPAIRFHGMRASDTDDAIDAFGARRQVRANAVSISSWDPAQVMAPAAEQQSMLDAGEVPPLPVFDGSGERIASDDGDSHSQLMLQALELENKLFTGEGAVRRLAAGHAFQLTQHERYEGDNAFKVLWVEHEARNNFEPQLADRHAKVEPGTYRNRFCCVREAVPLVPVATALPHAHTALGPQTALVVGVANEVATTVRDHQVRVQFAWQRGASANAGGMPHDIDEEGSAPGDERSGTWVRVAEALAGPNWGSQFTPRIGTEVLVDFLENDIDRPVIVAQLYTGADTPPFSAGVDSGVNHAGTISGIHTQNFDGGGYNQWQLDDTQGQLRMRVATSLAASQLNLGYLIAQSPGSAQRGSYRGSGFELRTDAWAVVRGGEGVLLTTASRPGQGSGVASTQMDTLEAVGSLKAAQRLDEAVLESAKAQQALTSEAAVQAQKDVLALIDPEEKGKYEGAVNGQDALKAKAGTRELDGSAPVEKFGAPLVVMDSTSTVNWASPASTVLFAGEQLQWSTQSDLHMAAAHTVSSVSAEATGLYTYEGGVQAFAGNGPVSLQAHTDQLEILADKEVIVISVNDCIEIKAKQKIVLQAGQSSVTLEGSNITFACPGNFTVKGGKHIFDSGGNEAASLPALPSAKTTICIECLKNAAAKGSSFLRR, encoded by the coding sequence ATGGCCGAACGCTTCGCCGGCCGCGAAGCCGTCAACGAGCTGTATGCGTTCGATGTCGACGCCCTCAGCACCTCGACCGACCTGCCGCTCGACGCCTTCATCGGCGAAGAGCTGACCGTCACGCTGCTGCAGCCGGACGACTCGCGCCGCGCCTGGCACGGCATCTGCACCCGCGCCGACTGGCTCGGTGCCGATGGCGGCGTGGCGCGCTACCGCCTGCACCTGGAACCGGCGCTGGCCCTGCTGCGCCTGCGCCGCGACAGCTACATCTTCCAGGACAAGAACGCGCAGGACATCGTCACCGAACTGTTCGCCGACTATCCGCAACTGCGCTTCGAGTTCGACGTCACCCAGGAACTGGCCACGCGCCCGATCTGCACCCAGTACCGCGAAAGCGACTACGACTTCTTCGTGCGCCTGATGGCTTCCGAAGGCCTGTCGTGGCGCTTCGAGCATGACCAGGCCGAAGCGACCGGCGACGGCCAGGCGCGCCACAAGCTGGTGATCTTCGACAGCCTGGCCGCCGCCCCGGCCACGCCCGGCAATCCGGCGATCCGTTTCCACGGCATGCGCGCCAGCGACACGGACGACGCCATCGACGCCTTCGGCGCACGCCGGCAAGTGCGCGCCAACGCGGTATCGATCAGCAGCTGGGATCCGGCACAGGTAATGGCACCGGCCGCCGAACAGCAATCGATGCTCGACGCCGGCGAAGTGCCGCCACTGCCGGTATTCGACGGCAGCGGCGAGCGCATCGCCAGCGACGATGGCGATAGCCACAGCCAGCTGATGCTGCAGGCGCTGGAACTGGAAAACAAGCTGTTTACGGGCGAAGGCGCGGTGCGGCGCCTGGCCGCTGGTCACGCATTCCAACTGACCCAGCACGAGCGCTACGAAGGCGACAATGCCTTCAAGGTGCTGTGGGTCGAGCACGAGGCGCGCAACAACTTCGAGCCCCAACTGGCCGACCGGCACGCAAAGGTCGAACCGGGTACCTACCGCAACCGCTTCTGCTGCGTGCGCGAAGCGGTGCCGCTGGTCCCTGTGGCCACCGCCCTGCCCCATGCCCACACGGCGCTGGGCCCGCAGACCGCCCTCGTCGTCGGCGTCGCCAACGAAGTGGCCACCACCGTACGCGATCATCAGGTGCGCGTGCAGTTCGCATGGCAGCGTGGCGCCTCCGCCAATGCCGGTGGCATGCCGCACGATATCGATGAAGAAGGCAGCGCTCCCGGCGACGAACGCTCGGGCACCTGGGTGCGCGTGGCCGAAGCGCTGGCCGGCCCGAACTGGGGTTCGCAGTTCACGCCGCGCATCGGCACCGAGGTATTAGTCGATTTCCTCGAAAACGACATCGACCGCCCTGTCATCGTCGCGCAGCTGTACACGGGCGCCGATACGCCGCCGTTTTCGGCCGGCGTCGATTCGGGCGTAAACCATGCGGGCACGATTTCCGGCATCCACACCCAGAACTTCGACGGCGGCGGCTACAACCAGTGGCAGCTCGACGACACGCAGGGCCAACTGCGCATGCGCGTGGCCACCTCGCTGGCCGCTTCGCAGCTCAACCTCGGCTACCTGATCGCCCAGTCGCCCGGGTCCGCCCAGCGCGGCAGCTATCGGGGCAGCGGCTTTGAATTGCGCACCGATGCCTGGGCCGTGGTGCGCGGCGGCGAAGGCGTGCTGCTGACCACCGCATCACGGCCGGGCCAGGGTTCCGGCGTCGCCTCGACGCAGATGGACACGCTGGAAGCCGTCGGCTCGCTGAAGGCGGCACAAAGGCTCGACGAGGCGGTGCTCGAATCGGCCAAGGCGCAGCAGGCGCTGACCAGCGAAGCCGCGGTGCAGGCACAGAAGGATGTGCTGGCGCTGATCGATCCGGAAGAGAAAGGCAAGTACGAAGGTGCCGTCAACGGGCAGGATGCGTTGAAGGCGAAGGCCGGCACGCGCGAGCTCGATGGCTCAGCACCCGTCGAAAAATTCGGGGCGCCGCTGGTGGTGATGGATTCGACATCCACCGTCAACTGGGCTTCACCCGCATCGACCGTGCTGTTCGCCGGCGAGCAGTTGCAGTGGTCGACCCAGTCGGACCTGCACATGGCGGCCGCGCACACCGTGTCTTCCGTCTCGGCCGAAGCGACCGGCTTGTATACGTATGAAGGCGGCGTGCAGGCGTTTGCCGGGAACGGACCGGTGTCGCTCCAGGCTCACACCGACCAGCTGGAGATTTTGGCGGACAAGGAAGTGATCGTCATTTCCGTCAACGACTGCATCGAGATCAAGGCCAAGCAGAAGATCGTGCTGCAGGCCGGGCAGTCGTCCGTGACGCTGGAGGGATCGAATATCACGTTTGCCTGCCCGGGGAATTTCACGGTGAAGGGTGGGAAGCATATCTTCGACAGTGGCGGCAACGAGGCTGCCAGCCTGCCCGCCCTGCCTTCCGCGAAAACCACCATTTGCATTGAATGCCTGAAGAATGCTGCCGCGAAGGGCAGCAGCTTCCTGCGGCGCTGA
- a CDS encoding DUF4123 domain-containing protein: MLNQDQGPIQRYALVDCAVHDDAFRELTSRFASVRWYSLFEDTPEEDLLSASPILIEVPADDTRSALHEWLLPYERRTPSVTWIDSHLSLPVLGSMLTSRMPCVINDDDLVVLRFWDPRILLGLPSALDAEQRRHFFAPVREWTAWEPRRRQYYTITAPSDAAPVPRYVAMPMPLTDAQREQLMYYDKEVLYDRIVQHWVETCPESLDGMEHAMVREIAIAAVARCSSYGIHTADDQVLFAGLMMSVSPSFDDHPSVRRGLRDESIPPDERLERVIDDLDEAVWDQIAQNKRYDALFEHQPSALA; encoded by the coding sequence ATGCTCAATCAAGACCAAGGCCCCATCCAGCGCTACGCCCTCGTCGATTGCGCCGTCCATGACGACGCTTTCAGAGAACTGACCAGCCGGTTCGCAAGTGTCCGCTGGTATTCGCTGTTCGAAGACACGCCTGAAGAAGACCTGTTGTCGGCCTCGCCGATTCTCATCGAAGTCCCGGCCGACGATACACGCAGCGCCTTGCACGAATGGCTGCTGCCGTACGAACGCAGGACGCCGAGCGTCACCTGGATCGACAGCCACCTCAGCCTGCCGGTATTGGGCTCGATGCTCACCAGCCGCATGCCCTGCGTGATCAACGACGATGACCTCGTGGTGCTGCGTTTCTGGGACCCGCGCATCCTGCTGGGACTGCCCTCCGCCCTCGACGCCGAGCAACGGCGGCACTTCTTCGCGCCCGTGCGCGAATGGACGGCATGGGAACCACGACGCCGGCAGTACTACACGATCACCGCGCCGTCCGATGCGGCACCCGTGCCGCGGTATGTCGCGATGCCGATGCCGCTGACCGACGCACAACGCGAGCAGCTGATGTATTACGACAAAGAGGTGCTGTACGACCGGATCGTGCAGCATTGGGTGGAAACCTGCCCGGAGTCGCTCGATGGAATGGAACACGCCATGGTCCGTGAAATCGCCATCGCGGCCGTTGCCCGCTGCTCCAGCTATGGCATCCACACTGCCGATGACCAGGTTCTGTTCGCAGGATTGATGATGTCCGTCTCTCCTTCGTTCGACGACCATCCCTCGGTGCGACGCGGCTTGCGCGACGAATCCATCCCGCCGGATGAACGCCTGGAGCGTGTCATCGACGATCTTGATGAAGCGGTGTGGGACCAGATCGCTCAGAACAAGCGCTATGACGCGCTGTTCGAACATCAACCATCGGCCCTGGCCTAA